A single window of Rubripirellula lacrimiformis DNA harbors:
- a CDS encoding 3'-5' exonuclease gives MSSIVVLAIDTETHDSPSDWRGASDNVECWPRIVEIGWVLAVAGPSGIGEVLERRSLLIRPSGWKITAEAFGVHGIAQEQCETSGVSIDYALDELREAIQEADLLVAHNIDFDWPVIRCESIRDGNDLADIDRPHFCTMKAGTPICAIPSHFGLKWASLGELHGVLFGTPVFGAHRALADADACLRCYAEIERRAVTAEASKA, from the coding sequence ATGAGCAGCATTGTTGTATTAGCGATCGACACCGAGACTCACGACAGCCCGTCGGATTGGCGAGGCGCCTCAGATAACGTTGAGTGCTGGCCACGAATTGTCGAGATCGGATGGGTGTTGGCGGTGGCCGGCCCGTCGGGCATCGGTGAGGTGCTAGAACGACGATCGCTGTTGATTCGGCCCAGCGGTTGGAAGATCACGGCCGAGGCGTTCGGTGTCCACGGGATTGCTCAAGAACAGTGCGAGACTAGCGGCGTTTCGATCGACTACGCGCTCGACGAACTGCGTGAAGCGATCCAGGAGGCGGACTTGCTGGTCGCCCACAACATCGATTTCGATTGGCCGGTGATCCGATGCGAATCGATTCGTGACGGCAATGACCTGGCCGACATCGATCGACCGCACTTCTGCACGATGAAAGCCGGTACCCCGATCTGTGCCATCCCGAGTCACTTCGGTTTGAAGTGGGCATCGCTTGGCGAACTACACGGGGTTCTGTTCGGCACGCCCGTTTTTGGTGCCCACCGAGCGCTGGCCGACGCCGACGCATGCTTGCGTTGTTATGCCGAGATCGAACGACGGGCAGTCACGGCGGAGGCATCGAAGGCGTGA
- a CDS encoding DUF1572 family protein, producing the protein MTDTNPDPWLESASATVASYRRMIDACVEQLTDQELFQPPSPGLNSVGVILRHLGGNLQSRWTDFLATDGEKPDRNRDAEFTDWDGDRDSLMSYFDAGWQCLRTSLDLLNDVDPRQIVLIRGEPHSIADAVWRSLTHVCYHAGQIAMISRSVHKGDWRWLTIAPGLSSKHNQETWGTSSSRSVFSDRRNEADNTGSPGTTPTLHP; encoded by the coding sequence ATGACTGATACCAATCCTGACCCTTGGCTCGAATCCGCGAGTGCGACTGTCGCGTCATATCGGCGAATGATCGACGCATGCGTTGAGCAACTCACCGATCAGGAATTGTTCCAACCACCATCGCCGGGTTTAAACTCAGTCGGGGTGATTCTACGGCACCTTGGTGGTAATTTGCAGAGTCGCTGGACCGACTTTCTTGCTACGGACGGGGAAAAGCCCGACCGTAATCGTGACGCTGAATTCACGGACTGGGATGGTGATCGTGATTCACTGATGTCTTACTTCGATGCCGGATGGCAATGCCTGCGCACTTCGCTCGATCTACTCAACGACGTTGACCCGCGCCAGATCGTATTGATTCGCGGGGAACCTCACTCCATCGCCGACGCCGTATGGCGCTCTCTAACTCATGTGTGCTACCACGCCGGTCAAATTGCAATGATCTCGCGTTCCGTCCACAAGGGAGATTGGCGATGGCTGACAATTGCCCCTGGGCTCTCCTCTAAGCACAACCAAGAGACATGGGGTACATCGTCAAGTCGCTCGGTGTTCTCAGACCGCCGTAATGAAGCTGACAATACCGGATCTCCAGGAACAACACCCACTCTCCACCCATGA
- a CDS encoding tyrosine-type recombinase/integrase has translation MSPRSDGQRNTGRRATAPIPLDLVKPFYEVVWSIAARGWCLAQDGHKIDWQSASGRRQWTKRRHALSVLWMTSCALRFSEFRRLRVSDVSLGSASTWVSRSKGGDSGAVDVARALITLTFDWRSQRTPAFVSPWLLPTRTGSRMDNNSFNRDACGMFSDMFGIRLSSHCFRDTACQMAMRQSGELRVVQRLLGHRSARTTEHYLRKQQARSFQLSLYEPGQLSETETAGELAG, from the coding sequence ATGTCACCTCGATCCGATGGCCAACGAAATACTGGCCGACGAGCCACGGCGCCGATCCCGCTGGATTTGGTGAAGCCGTTTTACGAAGTCGTTTGGTCGATTGCCGCACGCGGTTGGTGTCTGGCCCAGGACGGTCACAAGATCGATTGGCAAAGTGCCAGCGGTCGTCGTCAGTGGACAAAACGCCGGCATGCGTTGTCGGTGCTTTGGATGACTTCTTGTGCACTGCGGTTTTCAGAGTTTCGGCGGCTGCGCGTCTCGGACGTTTCGCTCGGATCGGCATCGACCTGGGTGTCACGTTCCAAAGGCGGCGACAGTGGAGCCGTCGACGTCGCCAGGGCACTGATCACGTTGACGTTTGATTGGAGGTCCCAACGTACGCCGGCGTTCGTATCCCCATGGTTGTTGCCGACGCGAACGGGCAGCCGAATGGACAACAATTCATTCAACCGCGATGCGTGCGGAATGTTCAGCGACATGTTCGGCATTCGCCTTTCCAGCCACTGTTTTCGTGATACCGCGTGCCAGATGGCGATGCGTCAATCGGGCGAACTGCGAGTGGTGCAGCGGCTGCTGGGACATCGTTCGGCCCGCACGACAGAGCATTACCTGCGAAAGCAACAGGCAAGATCTTTTCAGTTGTCACTGTATGAGCCCGGGCAACTTTCCGAAACCGAAACGGCCGGGGAATTGGCGGGATGA
- a CDS encoding DUF4279 domain-containing protein codes for MTTGLNDYRYVASLYIDHPTVDPDAITRGMPIKPDRICRIGDPKRTPREGFYDRTHWSVKLQTPADGDVAEFLSMVFERLDSSRALLTELADTGGRAEIFIGLFADRCCDFEMPPTLLANLASLSLGLRLDYYGPDRSPPTP; via the coding sequence GTGACAACGGGCCTAAACGACTACCGCTACGTTGCATCCCTGTACATCGACCATCCCACGGTTGACCCTGATGCAATCACTCGCGGCATGCCAATCAAACCCGACCGTATTTGCCGTATTGGTGACCCAAAGCGAACGCCGCGTGAAGGATTTTACGATCGCACACATTGGAGTGTTAAACTTCAAACACCGGCTGATGGCGACGTAGCTGAATTTCTGAGCATGGTCTTTGAACGACTTGATAGCTCGCGTGCTTTACTGACGGAGCTAGCGGATACGGGTGGCCGTGCCGAGATCTTCATCGGACTATTCGCTGATCGCTGTTGCGATTTTGAAATGCCGCCGACGTTGCTTGCGAATCTTGCGTCCCTGAGCCTCGGATTGCGCTTAGACTATTACGGCCCTGACCGTTCGCCGCCCACTCCGTGA
- a CDS encoding PT domain-containing protein, with translation MAVSVTQYGLGFESIDAETVAGQKARRAWRRLIARAAASIGLDRSQAEFVMLRRLARLRHHEGPVTALAPRHGASRARSAFRRLESLGLVDRTVTVAPGGRGRISRTVIDPGAVVRWSDLTSERDAVCQLMNRKPSSGPNARTLANPTAQPTAHPTAHPTAHPTAHPTAHPTAQPPAHPTAQPPAPCRTSLSMDTKDYMVHGSGGDEGRGHADQKNVIGKAKPSIIAGPANAQSIVTPVIVTSDQASTIAASIFERLNYHGAEGQTLWKAAAAQHAGIISEAAVSSAVMGCQACRPRNPPAYFRTTLANVLGVSKGDLSKILSRVRIGPHLPGGPPRQIQPAKRSVPVRRNPNNDGVMNDRRNDVANQLAAIMRAETR, from the coding sequence ATGGCCGTTAGCGTGACCCAGTATGGATTGGGATTCGAATCGATCGACGCCGAGACCGTCGCCGGGCAGAAGGCGCGTCGGGCGTGGCGCCGTCTGATCGCACGCGCGGCGGCGTCGATCGGTTTGGACCGATCCCAAGCTGAGTTCGTCATGCTTCGACGCTTGGCCCGGTTGCGCCACCACGAAGGCCCAGTGACCGCGTTGGCGCCGCGTCATGGTGCCAGCCGAGCCCGTTCGGCGTTTCGTCGCCTTGAATCACTGGGGCTGGTCGATCGCACCGTCACCGTCGCACCAGGCGGGCGTGGCCGGATCTCTCGCACCGTGATCGATCCCGGCGCCGTGGTCCGATGGTCTGACCTGACCAGCGAACGGGATGCTGTTTGCCAGTTGATGAACCGAAAGCCATCCAGTGGCCCCAATGCCCGAACGCTTGCCAACCCAACGGCGCAACCAACGGCGCATCCAACGGCGCATCCAACGGCGCATCCAACGGCGCATCCAACGGCGCATCCAACGGCGCAACCACCGGCGCATCCAACGGCGCAACCACCGGCGCCATGCCGTACCTCTTTATCCATGGATACTAAGGATTACATGGTCCATGGTTCCGGAGGCGACGAGGGACGTGGACACGCGGACCAGAAAAATGTGATTGGCAAAGCGAAGCCATCGATCATTGCAGGCCCAGCGAATGCCCAATCGATCGTGACACCTGTGATCGTGACCAGCGACCAGGCATCGACCATCGCGGCGTCGATCTTCGAACGGTTGAACTATCACGGGGCCGAGGGGCAAACGTTGTGGAAGGCAGCTGCGGCCCAACACGCCGGCATCATCAGCGAGGCGGCGGTCAGTTCGGCCGTGATGGGCTGCCAGGCGTGTCGTCCGCGTAATCCGCCGGCCTACTTCCGAACGACGTTGGCGAACGTCCTGGGCGTGTCCAAGGGCGACCTGTCCAAAATTCTAAGCCGTGTTCGAATCGGGCCTCATTTACCAGGCGGTCCACCACGTCAGATCCAGCCGGCCAAGCGATCGGTACCGGTCAGACGCAACCCCAACAACGATGGCGTGATGAACGATCGCCGAAACGATGTCGCCAACCAACTGGCCGCGATCATGCGAGCCGAAACCCGCTAA
- a CDS encoding carbon storage regulator → MLVLSRHKGESIVIGGGLIEIVVTEIRGDKVRIGVKAPRDVVIDRREVHEIKVARASSSIQNPGGEE, encoded by the coding sequence ATGTTGGTTTTGTCACGCCACAAAGGCGAGAGCATCGTTATCGGCGGTGGTCTCATCGAGATCGTCGTCACAGAGATCCGCGGCGATAAGGTCCGCATCGGCGTCAAGGCGCCGCGTGATGTGGTGATCGATCGCCGCGAAGTTCACGAGATCAAGGTCGCCCGAGCATCGTCTTCGATCCAGAACCCTGGCGGGGAGGAATGA
- a CDS encoding ATP-binding protein, translating to MTTIRATDVFTPSDYPIQTYIARDDERLENRLRDALATPGEIVSLSGPSKSGKTVLIQRVVGEDELIVITGAGLESGAMLWDRVLNWIGIPAESSEQASASFGGSISASAGGKAGIPLVAQGEASTELKGNASKTTGKSTSNVRGGLQQVASEIAGSDFVLLVDDFHYMPREIQSQVAREIKEAARLQVKICTASVPHRSDDVVRGNPELRGRIRAIDSDYWDIPHLVAIGDIGFPLLNVTLDPASLNFFATEASGSPQLMQALCLQVCFTMNIRDFQGEHKTLTLDQTVRDEILEETSTRTDFSSLVAKCHKGPNTRGTERKEYCLSDGSSGDVYRTVLLAMAADPPALSLNQHVLSERVKVACAGGTPFNSSLYQACSQIARIAVDMYPEQRVVEWDSDENVLDIVDPYLLFYLRWSKKLDSLART from the coding sequence ATGACAACGATACGCGCAACGGATGTCTTCACGCCAAGTGACTATCCAATCCAAACTTACATCGCGCGTGACGACGAGCGTCTTGAGAACCGCCTGCGTGATGCGCTCGCAACACCAGGTGAGATTGTCTCTCTTTCGGGGCCGTCGAAATCGGGAAAGACCGTACTCATTCAACGTGTTGTTGGTGAAGACGAGTTGATCGTTATCACAGGCGCCGGTCTTGAAAGTGGCGCAATGCTTTGGGACCGTGTGCTGAACTGGATCGGAATTCCCGCCGAATCATCCGAACAGGCGTCAGCTAGTTTTGGCGGATCCATCTCCGCGAGCGCCGGAGGAAAGGCAGGTATCCCGCTTGTCGCCCAGGGAGAGGCGTCAACGGAACTCAAAGGCAACGCGTCAAAGACAACAGGAAAATCTACGAGTAACGTACGTGGCGGGCTTCAGCAAGTCGCGTCCGAGATTGCTGGAAGCGATTTCGTGCTGCTTGTCGATGATTTTCACTACATGCCGAGAGAAATTCAATCTCAAGTCGCGCGTGAAATAAAGGAGGCGGCGCGTCTGCAAGTCAAGATTTGCACCGCGTCCGTTCCGCATCGATCTGACGACGTTGTTCGAGGTAATCCTGAGCTGCGGGGGCGAATACGTGCGATTGACTCGGACTATTGGGATATTCCACATCTTGTGGCTATTGGTGACATTGGGTTTCCGCTACTTAACGTAACGCTCGACCCTGCGTCGCTGAACTTCTTCGCAACTGAAGCGTCCGGATCTCCGCAGTTGATGCAGGCTCTCTGCTTACAAGTCTGCTTCACCATGAACATTCGCGACTTCCAAGGCGAGCACAAAACCTTGACTCTGGACCAAACGGTTCGCGACGAAATTCTCGAGGAGACTTCAACACGTACAGACTTCAGTTCTTTAGTCGCCAAGTGCCACAAAGGGCCTAATACTCGCGGGACAGAACGAAAGGAATATTGCCTTAGCGATGGATCATCCGGCGATGTTTACCGAACCGTGCTCTTGGCGATGGCCGCAGACCCGCCAGCGCTCTCACTGAATCAACACGTCCTATCCGAACGCGTCAAAGTCGCATGTGCCGGAGGCACGCCGTTCAACTCAAGTCTTTACCAAGCATGCAGTCAAATTGCGAGAATCGCAGTGGATATGTATCCAGAACAACGCGTCGTGGAGTGGGATTCCGACGAGAATGTCTTGGATATTGTTGATCCATACTTGCTATTCTATTTGCGTTGGTCAAAAAAACTGGACTCACTTGCGCGTACTTGA
- a CDS encoding tyrosine-type recombinase/integrase: MGTLYRRGRNSKKSNWLADYTLHTGKRTSRSTGTPDKKTAAQILAHWETEEAKRASGLVDPVAERIGIQSARSIAEHKAEWIASLKSKSRDQKYVNKTETKLQAIVDHAGWKTAYSITPESVEAFVASLHELNRSNQTIAHYVQAVKQFTRWLTRTGRIHANPLETVTKPNPSSDRRRERRMLLPAEWSWLQRVAGDRAMIYELTIETGLRSGEIRSLHPSHVKHDAKQPYITVRSSITKDSKQARQYITKDLSTRLASRKPHTRQVFFELPDEYGMAGMLRGDLAIARAQWLERPDFKDEDHESDFLVSENDAGERLDFHALRHTCGAWLAVAGVHPKTIQTVMRHKTITLTMDTYGHLFPDAEPQAIEKLGCILRQ; encoded by the coding sequence ATGGGAACTCTTTATCGACGCGGTCGGAATTCGAAAAAGTCCAACTGGCTTGCCGACTACACCCTCCACACCGGCAAGCGGACGAGCCGTTCGACGGGCACCCCAGACAAAAAAACAGCCGCCCAGATCCTGGCCCACTGGGAAACGGAAGAGGCAAAGCGTGCCAGCGGATTGGTGGACCCCGTCGCAGAACGAATCGGCATCCAATCGGCTAGATCGATCGCTGAACACAAAGCCGAATGGATCGCATCGCTGAAATCGAAATCGCGAGATCAAAAATACGTTAACAAGACTGAGACGAAACTGCAGGCGATCGTCGATCACGCCGGATGGAAAACTGCGTACTCGATCACACCGGAATCCGTCGAAGCCTTTGTCGCATCGTTGCACGAACTCAATCGATCAAACCAGACGATTGCCCACTACGTCCAGGCGGTCAAGCAATTCACTCGATGGCTGACCCGCACCGGCCGCATCCACGCCAACCCATTGGAAACGGTCACCAAGCCCAACCCAAGCTCCGACCGCCGTCGCGAACGCCGAATGCTGCTGCCCGCCGAATGGTCATGGCTCCAACGAGTCGCCGGCGATCGAGCGATGATCTACGAACTCACCATCGAGACCGGATTACGATCCGGCGAAATCCGATCGCTGCACCCCAGCCACGTCAAACATGATGCAAAGCAACCCTACATCACGGTTCGCAGCAGCATCACCAAAGACAGCAAGCAGGCCAGGCAGTACATCACCAAAGACCTGTCCACGCGCCTGGCATCCAGGAAGCCACACACTCGCCAAGTGTTCTTCGAACTGCCCGACGAGTACGGCATGGCCGGGATGTTGCGTGGTGACCTAGCGATCGCCCGTGCCCAGTGGCTCGAACGCCCCGACTTCAAAGACGAAGATCACGAAAGCGATTTCCTCGTATCAGAGAACGACGCGGGCGAGCGTCTAGACTTCCACGCCTTGCGACACACCTGTGGCGCCTGGCTGGCCGTGGCAGGCGTCCATCCCAAGACAATCCAAACGGTCATGCGACACAAGACGATCACGCTGACAATGGACACTTACGGGCACCTCTTTCCCGACGCCGAACCACAGGCAATCGAAAAACTCGGCTGCATATTACGCCAGTGA
- a CDS encoding LamG-like jellyroll fold domain-containing protein, with protein MSLMKNLRSFYPLNAMGQRLAALDHIGSRHLQSDGLSGTFPLHAEGGFNFVGSLSENIKDTLTDSPLDFDALGPEWSIAFDLYISGADTGCIMSKDAPLASPNVKRSFRLMRTGMTLQLLLTGDASSASVTATATADTWNRVVIVKADDTIIVRVDGVEVSAAAAFNLRALTDVPLQFGRYTGSNSSTQTTDGGIKNLMVWSRALTLGERTELADDLFIPPLRWQLGERFHLTILAGQSLVSGQSAGTPSGTEAFERDSVAVSSTQNTNVNLTRWHYAGRSVIGIGPIMGMLQATPSDGIVVHGVSGSNLDEDWDPIAPGPYWSALETRVLRTKNDLVSLGLVPAFDYFVWLQGSGDATETRAPLYGANLTTLMSESRDLVGNDNMIFAIASDWNDATAIGNYGTYLGDVVDAKAAVAAADPLAVLVTQVGYSRVDHVHMDWEAVTVWGRDAVKKMQSLRESFNVDTAISVAEAKAAILSVLLDKFPESGRAASLADVAEVGADVDAQASIIANLRLMIDESGDTPTFVAPALVNAPSAEFTVVTDELVAGVKAGFTSSQILLTPLANFVNNSEIRLRQGDTYLAAKSTAWEKTIELAGFDFTAEGLTARFGAGNTPGVPLINGSATLLEKAVGSCKLRLEFDRNDTKEVAPTEYRWDAEVVDSDGDVRTLDGGTLQLEPSWTELT; from the coding sequence ATGTCGCTGATGAAAAACCTACGGTCGTTCTATCCGCTCAACGCGATGGGACAGAGACTTGCAGCACTCGATCACATTGGTTCCCGCCACCTGCAGTCAGATGGATTGTCGGGCACGTTCCCATTGCACGCAGAGGGCGGGTTCAACTTCGTCGGGTCGCTTTCCGAAAACATCAAAGACACGCTAACCGATTCGCCGCTAGATTTCGATGCACTTGGGCCTGAATGGTCGATCGCATTCGACCTGTATATATCGGGTGCTGATACCGGTTGCATTATGTCGAAAGATGCGCCACTTGCATCGCCAAATGTCAAGCGATCGTTTCGCCTTATGCGAACGGGCATGACATTGCAGCTATTGCTGACGGGCGATGCATCGTCGGCCAGTGTGACGGCAACCGCCACGGCGGACACCTGGAATCGGGTTGTTATCGTCAAAGCAGACGACACCATTATCGTGCGAGTGGACGGGGTCGAAGTGTCGGCAGCGGCCGCGTTTAACCTGCGTGCACTGACGGACGTGCCACTGCAGTTTGGACGGTACACCGGTTCAAATTCGTCAACCCAAACGACGGACGGCGGAATCAAGAACCTGATGGTGTGGTCTCGGGCGTTGACGCTGGGAGAACGCACGGAACTAGCCGACGACCTGTTTATTCCGCCCTTGCGATGGCAATTGGGGGAACGGTTTCACTTGACTATCCTTGCCGGGCAATCACTGGTGTCGGGCCAGTCCGCCGGCACGCCATCGGGCACCGAAGCATTCGAGCGAGATAGCGTGGCTGTGTCGTCGACGCAGAATACTAACGTGAACCTGACGCGGTGGCACTATGCGGGCCGTTCCGTTATCGGTATCGGGCCAATTATGGGAATGCTGCAGGCAACCCCCAGCGACGGGATCGTGGTGCACGGCGTGTCCGGATCGAACCTGGATGAGGACTGGGACCCCATTGCGCCAGGCCCCTACTGGTCGGCGTTGGAAACTCGCGTCCTTCGTACGAAAAATGATCTAGTATCGCTTGGCCTAGTGCCTGCTTTCGATTACTTCGTTTGGCTACAGGGATCTGGTGACGCGACCGAAACGCGGGCTCCGCTTTATGGGGCGAACTTGACGACGCTAATGTCCGAGTCTCGCGACTTGGTCGGCAATGACAACATGATTTTTGCAATCGCCAGCGACTGGAACGACGCAACCGCGATCGGAAACTACGGCACTTACTTGGGCGACGTAGTTGACGCAAAAGCCGCAGTAGCGGCCGCAGACCCACTGGCGGTACTCGTTACACAAGTTGGTTACAGCCGAGTCGATCACGTGCACATGGACTGGGAAGCCGTCACCGTGTGGGGGCGTGACGCCGTGAAGAAAATGCAATCGCTGCGTGAATCGTTCAACGTCGACACCGCCATCTCTGTAGCCGAAGCAAAGGCCGCGATCCTATCGGTTCTCCTCGATAAATTCCCCGAATCGGGCCGGGCTGCGTCCCTAGCCGATGTTGCCGAAGTTGGGGCAGACGTGGACGCGCAGGCGTCGATCATCGCAAACCTAAGGCTGATGATCGACGAATCGGGCGACACGCCGACATTCGTTGCACCTGCGCTAGTCAACGCACCTAGTGCGGAGTTCACTGTCGTCACCGACGAATTGGTGGCCGGTGTGAAGGCCGGTTTCACGTCCAGCCAGATCCTGCTGACACCGCTGGCGAACTTCGTCAACAACAGCGAGATCCGATTGCGTCAGGGCGACACCTATCTGGCAGCCAAGTCAACAGCCTGGGAGAAAACAATCGAGTTGGCCGGATTCGATTTCACCGCAGAAGGATTGACTGCCCGATTCGGTGCTGGCAACACGCCTGGCGTCCCGTTAATCAATGGCAGCGCGACCTTGTTGGAAAAGGCCGTTGGGTCGTGCAAGCTGAGATTAGAGTTCGACCGAAACGACACCAAGGAAGTCGCCCCGACGGAGTATCGATGGGACGCCGAAGTGGTCGATAGCGACGGCGATGTCCGAACGCTCGATGGAGGCACGCTGCAGCTAGAACCGTCCTGGACCGAACTTACCTAG
- a CDS encoding putative metallopeptidase has translation MGKTYEKAPALCRRLVGELLTQFHQPLADFKTVIDILLVRASRDADGQPIGPALQGRSGYPAAASVSVTKLKDRVMGRGDAEILIDGDRYTNWTEKTLRAILDHELEHLEFTGNVDDLGRPKFRLRPHDVEFGWFDSIARRHGDDSGEVLQAKRFFGAQPIRQLYLPGWEDGPPAVDPDAIKPSLSRTKAAAHFRDLFDEVDPKTLMYAAVPYESGGETSIVEAWVDKTDRAVIFTAGKVIDITPHLQLSARWAKREGGNDGR, from the coding sequence ATGGGCAAGACATACGAAAAGGCACCTGCGTTGTGCCGGCGATTGGTCGGCGAACTGTTGACCCAATTTCACCAACCGCTGGCCGACTTCAAAACGGTCATCGACATCCTGTTGGTACGTGCTTCGCGGGATGCCGACGGGCAACCGATCGGACCGGCACTGCAGGGCAGGAGCGGCTATCCGGCCGCGGCTTCGGTCAGCGTCACGAAGTTGAAAGACCGAGTGATGGGACGTGGCGACGCCGAGATCCTGATCGATGGCGACCGATACACGAATTGGACCGAGAAGACGCTGCGGGCAATCTTGGACCACGAACTGGAACACTTGGAGTTCACCGGCAACGTAGACGACTTGGGGCGACCGAAGTTTCGATTGCGTCCGCACGATGTCGAGTTTGGTTGGTTCGATTCGATCGCACGACGTCACGGAGATGACTCGGGCGAAGTGCTGCAAGCGAAACGGTTCTTCGGTGCTCAACCGATCCGCCAGCTGTATTTGCCGGGCTGGGAAGATGGCCCGCCGGCGGTTGATCCTGATGCGATCAAGCCATCGCTATCGCGGACCAAGGCCGCGGCGCACTTTCGCGACCTGTTTGATGAAGTCGACCCCAAGACGTTGATGTATGCGGCGGTCCCTTATGAGTCAGGCGGCGAAACGTCGATCGTCGAAGCATGGGTCGACAAGACAGACCGGGCCGTGATCTTCACCGCCGGCAAAGTCATCGACATCACGCCGCACCTGCAACTGTCGGCTCGTTGGGCCAAACGGGAAGGCGGGAACGATGGCCGTTAG
- a CDS encoding ASCH domain-containing protein — protein MPRNISFALTTQQIRDKTKTVTRRKGWKFLKPGDILNGCVKCMGLRPGEKIERLGQIYVTDVRREPLNLIQDGAAKEGFPEMSAD, from the coding sequence ATGCCACGAAACATCAGCTTTGCTCTGACGACCCAGCAGATCCGTGACAAAACCAAAACGGTCACGCGTCGAAAGGGATGGAAATTCTTGAAGCCTGGCGACATCCTGAACGGATGCGTCAAGTGTATGGGATTGAGGCCAGGCGAGAAGATCGAACGTCTAGGGCAGATCTACGTCACCGACGTTCGACGCGAGCCGCTGAACTTGATCCAGGACGGAGCGGCCAAAGAAGGGTTCCCCGAAATGTCTGCAGATTAG
- a CDS encoding DUF3800 domain-containing protein: MYLIYVDEAGISAKEPVTVVVGLIVDSESQWLPAKSMLADAFNARVPEELRENFLFHAKDVYSNRSHDEIWTRRERMQLMNDVLGIPRALKIPIALGRVLRSSETPLQNKVRPEEYQHIDAFHYCIERANKWVREVSAKSLAAIIAEDVGKKKEYMRRAMKATCDLPLTPEYMRLTDQERRTGQITQTNAGPIDRIIDTAHFVKKDEAPMLQLADACAFAFRRYFSEQQDGESMIKAMLGSPLNWNDYQGPASSVVFKP; encoded by the coding sequence ATGTATCTAATCTATGTTGACGAAGCCGGCATCTCGGCAAAAGAGCCGGTTACTGTTGTTGTGGGGCTCATCGTAGATTCGGAATCTCAGTGGCTTCCCGCCAAGTCCATGCTGGCAGATGCATTCAACGCAAGAGTGCCGGAAGAATTGCGAGAGAACTTCCTCTTTCATGCGAAAGACGTTTATTCAAATCGCAGCCATGATGAGATATGGACTCGTCGGGAGCGAATGCAATTAATGAATGACGTCCTGGGAATTCCTCGCGCGTTAAAGATCCCAATTGCTCTGGGTAGGGTGCTAAGGAGTTCCGAAACTCCGCTTCAAAACAAAGTGAGACCAGAAGAATATCAGCACATCGACGCATTTCACTATTGTATCGAAAGAGCAAATAAGTGGGTGAGAGAAGTCAGTGCAAAAAGCCTAGCTGCGATCATTGCGGAGGACGTTGGGAAGAAAAAGGAATACATGCGACGGGCCATGAAAGCAACTTGCGACCTTCCGTTGACTCCAGAATACATGCGACTTACCGATCAAGAACGACGTACCGGACAAATCACACAAACCAACGCTGGGCCAATTGACCGGATTATTGACACCGCTCATTTCGTAAAGAAAGACGAGGCCCCAATGCTGCAACTCGCTGATGCGTGTGCCTTCGCGTTTAGACGATATTTTTCGGAACAGCAAGATGGGGAATCAATGATTAAGGCGATGCTGGGGTCACCATTGAATTGGAATGACTACCAAGGGCCCGCCTCTTCGGTAGTGTTTAAGCCATAG